The proteins below come from a single Triticum aestivum cultivar Chinese Spring chromosome 5D, IWGSC CS RefSeq v2.1, whole genome shotgun sequence genomic window:
- the LOC123122926 gene encoding probable prolyl 4-hydroxylase 9, which produces MKGGGAIRSGGGGGGGLMRTRLRLPVVLLSCSLFFLAGFLGSLLFTQDPQGEEDVERPLRRERLMEAVWPEMAYGESGEPAPSLIPYQILSWQPRALYFPQFATAEQCENVVKTAKARLRPSTLALRKGESEETTKGIRTSSGTFLSAEEDPTGALAEIETKIAKATMMPRSHGEPFNVLRYEIGQKYASHYDAFDPAQYGPQKSQRVASFLLYLTDVEEGGETMFPYENGDNMNIGYDYEQCIGLKVKPRKGDGLLFYSLMVNGTIDPTSLHGSCPVIKGEKWVATKWIRDKTV; this is translated from the exons ATGAAGGGCGGCGGGGCCATCCGgagcggcggcgggggaggcggcgggctgATGCGGACGCGGCTGCGGCTCCCCGTGGTGCTCCTCTCCTGctccctcttcttcctcgccgGCTTCCTCGGCTCCCTCCTCTTCACCCAG GATCCGCAGggggaggaggacgtggagcgGCCGCTGCGGAGGGAGCGGCTCATGGAGGCGGTCTGGCCGGAGATGGCGTACGGGGAGTCCGGCGAGCCCGCGCCCTCCTTGATCCCTTACCAG ATTTTGAGCTGGCAACCTCGTGCATTATATTTTCCACAATTTGCAACAGCAGAACAGTGTGAGAATGTGGTAAAAACTGCGAAGGCACGGCTTAGGCCATCAACATTGGCCTTAAGGAAAGGAGAAAGCGAGGAGACTACAAAAGGAATAAGGACAAG CTCAGGCACATTCCTTAGCGCCGAAGAAGATCCAACTGGAGCCCTTGCAGAAATTGAAACGAAGATTGCAAAGGCTACCATGATGCCGAGAAGTCATGGAGAG CCCTTTAATGTCCTTCGGTATGAGATTGGACAGAAGTATGCTTCACACTATGATGCATTTGACCCGGCTCAATATGGTCCACAGAAAAGCCAAAGG GTGGCATCTTTCTTGCTCTATCTCACGGATGTCGAGGAAGGTGGAGAAACCATGTTCCCGTATGAG AATGGGGACAATATGAACATAGGCTACGACTATGAACAGTGCATCGGCTTAAAGGTAAAACCGAGGAAGGGCGATGGCCTCTTGTTTTACTCCCTTATGGTAAATGGTACCATTGATCCG ACTTCACTTCATGGAAGCTGCCCAGTGATCAAAGGAGAGAAATGGGTCGCCACGAAATGGATTAGAGACAAGACGGTGTAA
- the LOC123122925 gene encoding casein kinase II subunit alpha-2 — translation MSDAPPTKRPPASSVALAAAAAVVAALASSFVALSPRCAPAAAGSRPSMSKARVYTDVNVVRPKEYWDYEALTVQWGEQDDYEVVRKVGRGKYSEVFEGFSVNNSEKCVIKILKPVKKKKIKREIKILQNLCGGPNIIKLLDIVRDQHSKTPSLIFEYVNNTDFKVLYPTLTDYDIRYYLYELLKALDHCHSQGIMHRDVKPHNVMIDHDLRKLRLIDWGLAEFYHPGKEYNVRVASRYFKGPELLVDLQDYDYSLDMWSLGCMFAGMIFRKEPFFYGHDNHDQLVKIAKVLGTDSLNAYLKKYHLELDPQLEHLVGRHSRKPWSKFINADNQHLVSPEAIDFLDKLLRYDHQDRLTAREAMAHPYFLQVRAAENSRARPQ, via the exons ATGAGCGATGCCCCTCCGACGAAGCGCCCACCAGCCAGCTCCGTagctctagccgccgccgccgccgtcgtagcCGCCCTCGCGTCCTCCTTCGTCGCCCTGTCCCCTCGCTGCGCTCCGGCCGCCGCGGGATCCAGGCCCAGTATGTCGAAGGCGAGGGTCTACACCGACGTCAACGTGGTGCGCCCCAAGGAGTACTGGGACTACGAGGCGCTCACCGTGCAGTGGGG TGAGCAGGATGACTATGAAGTTGTCAGGAAAGTTGGAAGAGGTAAATATAGTGAAGTGTTTGAAGGCTTCAGTGTTAACAATAGCGAGAAATGTGTCATTAAGATACTCAAGCCCGTAAAGAAAAAGAAG ATTAAAAGGGAGATAAAAATACTTCAGAACCTCTGTGGAGGTCCAAATATCATCAAGCTGCTCGATATTGTCAGGGATCAACATTCGAAAACTCCCAGCTTGATCTTCGAATATGTCAACAACACAGATTTTAAAGTGCTCTATCCCACGTTGACAGATTATGATATTCGCTACTACTTATATGAGCTACTAAAG GCATTAGATCACTGCCATTCACAAGGCATTATGCATCGAGATGTCAAGCCGCATAATGTTATGATTGATCATGATCTCCGGAAACTTCGCTTGATAGACTGGGGCCTGGCGGAGTTTTACCATCCAGGCAAGGAATACAATGTCCGTGTTGCTTCAAG GTATTTCAAGGGACCTGAACTTCTAGTTGATTTGCAAGATTACGATTATTCTCTGGACATGTGGAGCCTTGGGTGCATGTTTGCTGGGATG ATCTTCCGCAAGGAGCCATTCTTCTATGGCCATGATAACCACGACCAACTCGTGAAAATTGCAAAG GTACTTGGAACAGACAGCCTGAATGCTTACTTAAAGAAGTACCACCTTGAGCTTGACCCTCAGCTTGAACATCTTGTTGGAAG GCACAGTAGAAAACCCTGGTCAAAGTTCATTAATGCTGACAACCAGCATCTAGTATCTCCCGAG GCCATAGATTTTCTCGATAAGCTTCTTCGCTATGATCACCAAGATAGGCTCACTGCCCGTGAAGCTATG GCGCATCCATACTTCCTTCAAGTGAGAGCAGCGGAGAACAGCAGGGCACGGCCACAATGA